From a single Vitis vinifera cultivar Pinot Noir 40024 chromosome 18, ASM3070453v1 genomic region:
- the LOC100246475 gene encoding uncharacterized protein LOC100246475, which yields MDLFSFLLHPILLSVSLCVVFLVRRYKSATAKLPPGNQGWPIIGETLAFALGSKSGNPTRFIKERMMKYSPDVFRTSLVGEKVAVFCGPAGNKFLFSNHNKLVATWKPRSMEKILLFESPPKVEPRGLRSYVLEFLRPDVLQRYIQIMDSMAREHIEMDWAPNREVKVYPLSKKYTFALACRLFMSIKDPEQVAKVAHPFHLITSGLVSVPIDFPGTPFNRAKKGGKMLRDELVAIIKQRRNELSDEGEPEVQDLLSSLLLQSDENGKGLNDMEISDKIVGLFLASFDSTSATLTFVLNYLAEFPDVYDKVLKEQMEIAKSKDPGEFLKWNDIQKMKYTWSVANETMRLAPPAQGTFREVITDFTYEGFTIPKGWKTYWSVHTTNRNPKHFPDPEKFDPSRFEGKGPAPYTFVPFGGGPRLCPGKEYSRLQILVFIHNMVTRFKWEKVDPNEKVIYNPSPIPVNGLPIRLHPRENKVIYKQSFFIAYFLIHYHHCVAAMDLFSYLLHLIVLFVSLCIIFLVSRRKSACSKLPPGKLGWPIIGETSEFALGGKNSNPERFINDRMKKYSPIVFRTSLLGEKVAVFCGPAGNKFLFSNHNKLITTWKPPSMEKALLFQSSPPKAEPRGMRSFVLEFLRPDALQRNIHIMDSMAHQNINTDWAPHKEVNVYPLSKKYTFTLACHLFISIKDPEHIARIARPFHQMLSGLVSLPIDFPGTAFNSAKKGGKMLRHELVAIIKQRRKELSEKEESVARDLLSSLLLATDENGAVLNDMEISDKIVGIFLASFDSTSTTLTFIFNYLAEFPHAYDKVLKEQMEIAMSKDPEEFLKWNDIQKMKYTWCVVKETMRLAPPAQGTFREAITDFTFEGFTIPKGWKTYWSVHSTNKNPKYFPDPEKFDPSRFEGKGPAPYTFVPFGGGPRLCPGKEYVRLVILVFIHNMVTRFKWAKVVPNEKIIYNPSPFPVNGLPIRLQPHEK from the exons ATGGatcttttctcatttcttcttcACCCTATACTCCTTTCTGTGTCTCTATGCGTAGTCTTCCTTGTCCGCAGATACAAATCTGCCACCGCAAAGCTTCCGCCGGGTAATCAAGGATGGCCCATCATAGGAGAAACTTTGGCATTCGCTTTGGGAAGCAAGAGTGGGAACCCCACAAGGTTCATAAAGGAAAGAATGATGAAATACTCCCCCGATGTGTTCCGGACCTCCTTGGTGGGCGAGAAGGTCGCTGTCTTCTGTGGCCCCGCAGGGAACAAGTTTCTATTCTCAAACCACAACAAGCTCGTTGCCACTTGGAAGCCGCGGTCCATGGAGAAGATACTGCTCTTCGAGTCTCCCCCAAAGGTAGAACCAAGAGGATTGCGCAGCTATGTCCTGGAATTTCTAAGGCCAGATGTGCTACAGCGCTATATACAAATCATGGATTCCATGGCACGGGAGCACATAGAGATGGATTGGGCTCCTAATAGAGAAGTAAAGGTTTATCCGCTATCAAAGAAGTACACCTTTGCTTTGGCTTGTCGCTTGTTCATGAGCATAAAAGACCCTGAACAGGTCGCCAAGGTTGCTCATCCCTTCCATCTGATTACATCTGGGCTGGTGTCTGTGCCTATAGATTTTCCTGGTACGCCATTTAACCGTGCCAAGAAAGGAGGCAAAATGCTAAGGGATGAGCTTGTAGCAATCATTAAACAGAGAAGAAATGAGTTATCAGATGAGGGAGAACCAGAAGTCCAAGACCTGTTATCTTCGTTGCTTTTACAATCAGATGAGAACGGCAAGGGTTTGAATGACATGGAGATATCAGATAAAATTGTTGGTTTGTTTCTTGCTAGCTTTGATTCCACAAGTGCTACCTTAACATTCGTTTTGAACTATCTCGCAGAGTTCCCTGATGTCTATGATAAGGTCTTAAAAG AGCAAATGGAGATAGCAAAGTCCAAAGATCCAGGAGAGTTTCTGAAGTGGAATGACATTCAGAAGATGAAGTATACTTGGAGTGTGGCAAATGAAACAATGAGGTTAGCACCACCTGCCCAAGGAACTTTCCGAGAGGTCATAACTGACTTCACTTATGAAGGTTTTACCATTCCAAAGGGATGGAAG ACATATTGGAGTGTACATACAACAAACAGAAACCCCAAGCACTTCCCAGACCCGGAGAAATTCGATCCCTCAAGATTTGAAGGAAAAGGCCCTGCACCATACACTTTTGTACCCTTTGGAGGAGGCCCTCGGCTGTGTCCAGGGAAGGAATATAGTCGACTGCAAATACTTGTATTTATCCATAATATGGTGACAAGGTTCAAATGGGAGAAAGTAGATCCAAATGAAAAGGTCATATATAACCCTTCTCCCATTCCAGTAAATGGTCTCCCGATCCGCCTCCATCCCCGTGAAAATAAGGTGATTTATAAGCAGT CCTTTTTCATAGCCTACTTTTTGATTCATTATCATCATTGTGTGGCAGCCATGGATCTTTTCTCATACCTTCTGCACCTTATAGTCCTCTTTGTGTCTCTCTGTATAATCTTCCTTGTCAGTAGACGCAAATCCGCCTGTTCAAAGCTTCCCCCGGGTAAACTGGGATGGCCCATCATCGGGGAAACCTCAGAATTTGCTTTAGGAGGCAAAAATTCTAACCCTGAAAGATTTATAAATGATAGAATGAAGAAATACTCCCCAATTGTGTTCCGGACCTCCTTGTTGGGGGAGAAGGTCGCCGTGTTCTGTGGCCCAGCGGGGAACAAGTTTCTATTTTCAAACCACAACAAGCTCATTACCACTTGGAAACCACCATCGATGGAGAAGGCGTTGCTCTTCCAGTCTTCTCCCCCAAAGGCAGAACCGAGGGGAATGCGTAGCTTTGTCCTTGAATTTCTTAGGCCAGATGCTTTGCAACGTAACATACATATCATGGATTCAATGGCACACCAGAACATAAATACGGATTGGGCTCCTCATAAAGAAGTGAATGTTTATCCACTATCAAAGAAGTACACCTTCACATTGGCTTGTCACTTGTTCATAAGCATCAAAGATCCTGAGCATATCGCTAGGATTGCTCGTCCCTTCCATCAGATGTTATCTGGGCTCGTGTCTTTGCCTATAGATTTTCCTGGTACAGCATTTAACTCCGCCAAAAAAGGAGGCAAAATGCTTCGGCATGAGCTTGTAGCAATTATCAAGCAGAGAAGGAAGGAGTTATCAGAGAAAGAAGAATCGGTAGCCCGGGACCTACTATCTTCTTTGCTTTTAGCGACAGATGAGAACGGCGCGGTTCTGAATGACATGGAGATCTCTGATAAAATTGTTGGTATATTTCTTGCTAGCTTTGATTCAACAAGCACGACTTTAACATTTATCTTCAACTATCTAGCAGAGTTTCCTCATGCCTATGATAAGGTCTTAAAAG AACAAATGGAGATAGCAATGTCCAAAGATCCAGAAGAGTTTCTGAAGTGGAATGACATTCAGAAGATGAAGTATACTTGGTGTGTGGTGAAGGAAACAATGAGGCTAGCCCCACCTGCACAAGGAACTTTTCGAGAAGCCATAACTGACTTTACTTTTGAAGGTTTTACCATTCCAAAAGGGTGGAAG ACATATTGGAGTGTACATTCTACAAACAAAAATCCCAAGTACTTTCCAGATCCAGAGAAATTCGATCCCTCGAGATTTGAAGGAAAGGGGCCTGCACCATACACTTTTGTACCTTTTGGAGGAGGACCTCGACTGTGTCCAGGGAAGGAATATGTTCGATTGGTAATACTAGTATTTATCCATAATATGGTGACAAGATTCAAATGGGCGAAAGTAGTTCCAAATGAAAAGATCATATATAACCCTTCACCATTTCCTGTGAATGGTCTCCCAATCCGCCTCCAGCCCCATGAGAAATAG
- the LOC104882779 gene encoding beta-amyrin 28-monooxygenase-like, translating to MAVMCGASGNKFLFSNEDKLVVSWWQRSMKKILCFPSVFNETLTGDKFRPPTFLPEFLKPEALQHYLATMDSMASEHIELNWSSNREVLVFPLARKYSFALAFRLFMSIDDPEYVEMISHPFQILNEGFLSVPIDIPGTTFNRALKASKFIHNELLAIIRK from the coding sequence ATGGCTGTGATGTGCGGCGCTTCGGGCAACAAGTTTCTTTTCTCCAACGAGGACAAACTTGTAGTCTCATGGTGGCAGCGTTCAATGAAGAAGATTTTGTGCTTCCCATCTGTCTTCAACGAAACTTTAACAGGAGATAAGTTCAGACCCCCTACCTTCCTTCCTGAATTTCTCAAGCCAGAAGCTCTGCAACACTACCTAGCCACCATGGATTCGATGGCAAGCGAACACATTGAGTTGAATTGGTCTTCTAATAGAGAGGTACTGGTTTTTCCGCTTGCAAGGAAGTACAGCTTTGCGTTGGCTTTCCGGCTCTTTATGAGCATTGATGATCCTGAGTATGTTGAGATGATTTCTCATCCCTTCCAGATTTTGAACGAAGGATTCCTTTCTGTGCCTATAGATATTCCTGGGACGACATTTAACCGTGCTCTCAAAGCCAGCAAATTCATTCACAATGAGCTTCTAGCAATCATCAGAAAGTGA
- the LOC100251618 gene encoding beta-amyrin 28-monooxygenase, which yields MELEQKGDLATRDLLSHMLLASDENCDVKSEMEISTQVICLLFATHHTTSSVITFILKYLAEFPDVYSKVLKEQMEIAKSKGPEGFLKWDDIQKMKYTWNVANETMRLTPPVQGTFREAITDITYAGFTIPRGWKMHWNVNTTHRDPKYFPDPEKFNPSRFEGKGPQPFTFVPFGGGPRMCPGREYARAQVLAFIHHVVTRFKWEKVDPCEKVAYNPSPIPSKGFPIRLQPLQNGSI from the exons ATGGAGTTAGAGCAGAAGGGAGACTTAGCTACTAGAGACCTACTGTCTCACATGCTCTTAGCATCAGATGAAAATTGTGATGTTAAGAGTGAGATGGAGATCAGTACTCAAGTTATTTGTCTGCTTTTTGCTACCCATCACACCACAAGTTCTGTCATCACATTCATCCTCAAGTACCTGGCCGAGTTCCCTGATGTCTATAGCAAAGTCTTAAAAG AGCAAATGGAGATTGCAAAGAGCAAAGGTCCGGAAGGGTTTCTGAAGTGGGATGACATTCAAAAGATGAAATATACTTGGAATGTAGCAAATGAAACAATGAGGCTAACCCCACCTGTGCAAGGAACTTTTAGAGAAGCCATAACTGACATCACGTATGCAGGTTTTACAATTCCAAGGGGATGGAAG ATGCATTGGAATGTAAATACAACACATAGAGATCCCAAGTATTTTCCTGATCCCGAGAAATTCAATCCCTCGAGGTTTGAAGGAAAAGGGCCTCAACCATTCACTTTTGTGCCTTTTGGGGGAGGGCCTCGGATGTGCCCCGGAAGGGAATATGCTCGAGCGCAGGTACTTGCATTCATACATCATGTGGTGACAAGATTCAAATGGGAGAAAGTAGATCCCTGTGAAAAGGTTGCATATAATCCATCACCCATTCCTTCCAAGGGCTTCCCAATTCGCCTCCAGCCTCTACAAAATGGATCTATTTAA